The following coding sequences lie in one Haladaptatus sp. DJG-WS-42 genomic window:
- a CDS encoding phosphoenolpyruvate carboxykinase (ATP), translating into MTDLATSAQSLKTALPNPKEADNVLYNPSLDELRELARGDEITTEFGSPSYVSEERSRNADKTKNAVDTDFEDEDYAYLEAAAEYAETEEMICVDRMMGRHTDHSYRCRLYVQKEFARIALAWAKLFEPVTEEAEPDFVTIQLPAWDEIAVRILPDEGFTAVLGSDYTGEAKKSFLRLHMYYAKQAGGLGLHAGSKRVTLKGDDGALNDVGQLFLGLSATGKSTLTAHGLWLDDDEEASMLQDDVCALLPDGTVAGSEGNGLFVKTIGLDADEQPAMYDAVTHESAILENVDVDTDGTVDFDSDLHTSNGRAIIVRDQLASADADIDLPDVDQVFFITRNPVMPPVAKLTPEEAAVAFMLGESIETSAGDPSKAGESIRVVGTNPFIIGSKGEEGNRFRELVSDLGVECYVLNTGHIGANAQDIGVTESVTILREIARGTVDWERDEQTGLTIPTNVPGIDITEFYVPDHVEDFEQKNVDLRGERLAHLTQFDDLDSAILDAVY; encoded by the coding sequence ATGACGGACCTGGCTACATCAGCCCAGTCGCTCAAAACAGCACTTCCGAATCCAAAAGAGGCAGACAACGTCCTCTATAACCCATCGCTCGACGAACTTCGCGAGCTTGCGCGCGGAGACGAAATCACGACCGAGTTTGGGTCGCCGTCCTACGTGAGCGAGGAACGCTCGCGGAACGCAGACAAGACCAAAAACGCCGTTGACACGGACTTCGAAGACGAAGATTACGCCTACCTCGAAGCGGCCGCCGAGTACGCAGAAACGGAGGAAATGATCTGTGTCGACCGTATGATGGGCCGACACACGGACCACTCCTACCGCTGCCGTCTGTACGTCCAGAAAGAATTCGCCCGCATCGCACTCGCGTGGGCGAAACTGTTCGAACCAGTCACCGAAGAAGCAGAACCCGACTTCGTCACCATCCAGCTTCCAGCGTGGGACGAAATCGCCGTTCGTATTCTCCCTGACGAAGGCTTCACCGCAGTTCTCGGCAGCGACTACACCGGCGAGGCGAAAAAGTCGTTCCTGCGCCTGCACATGTACTACGCAAAGCAGGCAGGTGGCCTCGGCCTCCACGCGGGCAGCAAGCGCGTCACCCTCAAAGGAGACGACGGCGCCCTGAACGACGTTGGCCAGTTGTTCCTCGGCCTCTCTGCGACGGGGAAGTCCACGCTCACCGCCCACGGCCTCTGGCTCGACGACGACGAGGAAGCCTCGATGCTCCAAGACGACGTGTGTGCGCTCCTCCCCGACGGCACCGTCGCGGGCAGTGAAGGCAACGGCCTGTTCGTCAAAACCATCGGGTTAGACGCGGACGAACAGCCAGCGATGTACGACGCCGTCACCCACGAATCGGCCATCCTCGAAAACGTCGATGTCGACACAGACGGTACGGTTGACTTCGACTCTGACCTCCACACGAGCAACGGCCGGGCCATCATCGTCCGCGACCAACTCGCCTCCGCCGACGCAGACATCGACCTGCCTGACGTAGACCAGGTGTTCTTCATCACGCGCAATCCCGTGATGCCGCCAGTCGCCAAACTCACGCCCGAAGAGGCCGCCGTCGCGTTCATGCTTGGCGAGTCCATCGAGACCAGCGCAGGCGACCCATCGAAAGCGGGCGAGTCCATTCGCGTCGTCGGCACCAACCCGTTCATCATCGGCTCGAAAGGCGAGGAAGGCAATCGCTTCCGCGAACTCGTCTCCGACCTCGGCGTCGAGTGCTACGTCCTCAACACGGGCCACATCGGCGCGAACGCACAGGACATTGGCGTGACCGAGTCCGTCACCATCCTTCGTGAAATCGCTCGCGGTACCGTCGATTGGGAACGTGACGAGCAGACCGGCCTCACCATCCCGACGAACGTTCCGGGCATCGACATTACCGAGTTCTACGTCCCAGACCACGTCGAAGACTTCGAGCAGAAAAACGTTGACCTGCGCGGCGAGCGCCTCGCCCACTTGACGCAGTTCGACGACCTCGACAGCGCGATTCTCGACGCCGTCTACTAA
- a CDS encoding FAD-dependent oxidoreductase — translation MSRSDSRVVVVGAGVSGLAIARELAPDHDVLVFDKGGVAADTSSRASGMISLSLEPFPDEWATFALSQFHDLDGQGIFTFTDRDTVRLVPEEDAEKYTDQAPAGGEYLPKDELRERYPDAFSDLAAYGGALHYNGTGYLDALDYTMTLKWAAEQAGAAVFRDHEVTGLRVEDDSVVGVETEYGPVDADHVVYATGWKTRDLLSAYVELPVRPLRWNAVVVEPDTPLPEAAPMGSEPTMRVYWRTTDRGDVLIGGNEHLLSDPEGTEMGVEEEFRELVMERVGPLLAGVSAGTIRREDCCPTADCASPDGLPIIDAPDDVPDGLVFVTGLHGRGVMLSPVTGRAVRCLVTGEDAPFPMEPFELARFEDRSPDFEYRSHWD, via the coding sequence ATGTCACGCAGTGACTCTCGTGTGGTCGTCGTCGGGGCTGGCGTCTCTGGGCTGGCGATCGCCCGCGAGTTGGCTCCCGACCACGACGTGTTGGTGTTCGACAAAGGCGGCGTCGCGGCCGATACCTCCTCGCGCGCGTCGGGGATGATTTCGCTCTCGCTCGAACCGTTCCCCGACGAGTGGGCGACGTTCGCGCTCTCGCAGTTTCACGACCTCGACGGCCAGGGAATCTTCACGTTTACCGACCGCGACACCGTCCGCCTCGTCCCCGAGGAAGACGCAGAAAAGTACACCGACCAAGCGCCCGCGGGCGGGGAGTACCTCCCGAAAGACGAACTTCGCGAGCGCTATCCTGACGCCTTTTCCGACCTCGCTGCCTACGGCGGGGCGCTCCATTACAACGGCACGGGCTACTTAGATGCCCTCGATTACACCATGACGCTCAAGTGGGCCGCAGAACAAGCGGGCGCGGCCGTCTTCCGCGACCACGAAGTCACCGGCCTGCGCGTCGAAGACGATTCTGTGGTTGGCGTCGAGACCGAGTACGGTCCTGTGGACGCAGACCACGTCGTCTACGCGACGGGCTGGAAAACCCGTGACCTGCTTTCTGCGTACGTCGAACTCCCGGTCAGGCCGCTTCGCTGGAACGCCGTCGTGGTCGAACCCGACACGCCACTTCCAGAAGCCGCGCCGATGGGTTCGGAGCCAACGATGCGCGTCTACTGGCGCACCACCGACCGCGGCGACGTGCTCATCGGCGGGAACGAACACCTCCTCTCAGACCCCGAAGGGACGGAGATGGGCGTCGAAGAAGAGTTTAGAGAACTGGTGATGGAGCGCGTTGGACCCCTGCTCGCCGGTGTCTCGGCGGGAACCATCCGCCGGGAAGACTGCTGTCCGACTGCCGATTGCGCTTCGCCCGACGGCCTGCCGATTATCGACGCGCCCGACGACGTGCCAGACGGCCTCGTGTTCGTGACGGGACTTCACGGCCGCGGGGTCATGCTCTCGCCCGTGACTGGCCGGGCAGTTCGGTGTCTCGTGACCGGCGAAGACGCCCCGTTCCCGATGGAACCGTTCGAACTGGCGCGGTTCGAAGACCGGTCGCCTGACTTCGAGTATCGGAGCCACTGGGACTAA
- a CDS encoding helix-turn-helix domain-containing protein: MVVIVRGSIPATELALSHVLRSDLDVEIDVERIVQSGHETVMPLVWFRGMEKDKLESLLEADDSIESISQLADLGDEFLYRMEWVEQIILLLNMLTDAEATVLNAYGRGDRWNLRVMYPNREKFSENLDFSEQADLSFEIHSIRELDDEPVGRYGLTQSQYDTLIRAVDQGYFEIPREVSLEDLAADFGVSHQALSERLRRGLKSLVEDTLVIGNVDETEP, translated from the coding sequence ATGGTCGTGATTGTGCGGGGTTCGATTCCCGCAACTGAGCTCGCCCTTTCGCACGTACTGCGTTCTGATTTAGATGTCGAGATTGACGTTGAGCGAATCGTCCAGAGCGGGCACGAAACCGTCATGCCGCTCGTGTGGTTCCGCGGGATGGAAAAAGACAAGCTAGAGTCGCTTCTCGAAGCAGACGACAGCATCGAATCCATCTCACAGCTCGCCGACTTGGGCGATGAGTTTCTCTATCGCATGGAGTGGGTAGAGCAAATCATCTTACTCCTCAATATGCTCACGGACGCAGAGGCGACGGTGTTGAACGCCTATGGTCGCGGTGATCGGTGGAATCTGCGGGTGATGTACCCGAATCGAGAGAAGTTCTCTGAGAACCTCGATTTCTCGGAACAAGCAGACCTCTCGTTTGAGATTCATTCGATTCGCGAACTCGACGACGAACCCGTCGGACGATATGGCCTCACACAGAGTCAGTACGATACGCTCATCCGTGCGGTCGACCAGGGGTATTTCGAAATCCCCCGAGAAGTCTCGCTCGAAGACCTCGCAGCCGACTTCGGGGTCTCTCACCAAGCCCTCTCAGAGCGACTGCGCCGTGGCTTAAAGTCACTCGTCGAAGACACGCTCGTCATCGGGAACGTTGACGAGACTGAGCCGTAG
- a CDS encoding fused MFS/spermidine synthase — MVALRTRLPPPPAKPELAVFASGMTSMGLEILAGRMIAPQFGSSIFTWGSIIGVFLTALSLGYLRGGASAASRASNRRLVRLLLGTALYVAVVIFAGDTLLRASTAFPLPSRFASLPAILLLFAPPTYLLGFISPYAAELSDKQSTGAASGRVYAIGTVGSIIGAFGTTFILIPSLSIDQIGLVLGLIAVLAAILIARPMTTDQAFGSTAVALVLVAAAGSGLAGLSIEGRIVYETQTPYQELQVIDLGDTRTLYLDGQRHSAMDLSDPRRHVFGYTRYFHLPLLMNDDVDNVLFIGGGGFTGPKRFVADYNVTVDVVEIDPEVIAVAKEYFAVEESERLRIHNMDGRQYLRETNETYDLIILDAYQKDKVPFQLTTEEFMRLAESRLSDDGILFANIISAPSGSASQFYRAEYKTMSAVFPQVYSFPTVDATVIQNIEVIATKNATVLTREELLLRNSERDIGINLRNEIQTYRASENTAGVPLLRDDQAPIDSLLDPQVGQRYVIQEGNRTNTTATATG; from the coding sequence ATGGTCGCCCTTCGAACCCGACTGCCGCCACCCCCTGCAAAGCCCGAACTCGCGGTGTTCGCCTCCGGAATGACCAGCATGGGATTAGAAATTCTTGCTGGCCGAATGATTGCCCCCCAGTTCGGGAGTAGCATCTTCACATGGGGGAGCATCATCGGTGTGTTCCTCACGGCGCTCAGTTTGGGCTATCTACGCGGTGGTGCCTCTGCGGCGAGCCGCGCTTCAAACCGGCGGCTGGTACGGCTGTTGCTCGGCACCGCGCTCTACGTCGCGGTAGTGATTTTCGCGGGCGATACGCTGTTGCGCGCCTCGACTGCGTTTCCGCTCCCGAGCCGGTTCGCGTCACTTCCGGCCATTCTCCTCCTGTTTGCACCGCCGACCTACCTGCTCGGGTTCATCAGTCCGTATGCGGCCGAACTGTCCGACAAACAGAGCACTGGGGCCGCCTCGGGGCGGGTGTACGCGATTGGGACGGTGGGCAGCATCATCGGCGCGTTCGGGACGACGTTCATCCTCATCCCGTCGCTTTCCATCGACCAAATCGGCCTCGTGCTCGGGCTGATCGCCGTTCTCGCCGCCATCCTCATCGCCCGGCCCATGACGACCGACCAAGCGTTCGGGAGCACGGCGGTCGCGCTCGTGCTCGTCGCCGCGGCCGGAAGCGGCCTTGCGGGACTCAGCATCGAGGGACGCATCGTCTACGAGACACAGACGCCGTATCAAGAGTTACAGGTCATCGACTTAGGCGACACGCGCACGCTGTATCTCGACGGCCAGCGACACAGCGCGATGGACCTCTCTGACCCGAGACGCCACGTCTTTGGCTACACGCGCTATTTTCACCTTCCCTTGCTGATGAACGACGACGTTGACAACGTCCTGTTCATCGGCGGCGGCGGCTTCACCGGACCAAAGCGGTTCGTTGCTGACTACAACGTGACCGTCGATGTCGTCGAAATCGACCCGGAGGTCATTGCCGTCGCAAAAGAGTACTTCGCGGTCGAAGAATCTGAGCGGCTTCGCATCCACAACATGGACGGCCGCCAGTATCTGCGTGAGACCAACGAGACGTACGACCTCATCATCTTAGATGCCTACCAGAAGGATAAGGTGCCGTTCCAGTTGACCACCGAAGAGTTCATGCGGCTCGCAGAAAGCCGCCTGAGCGACGACGGCATCCTGTTTGCGAACATCATCTCAGCGCCGAGTGGGTCGGCCTCCCAGTTCTACCGCGCCGAGTACAAAACCATGAGTGCGGTGTTCCCGCAGGTGTACAGCTTCCCGACGGTCGATGCCACCGTCATCCAGAACATAGAGGTCATCGCCACGAAAAACGCGACCGTGCTCACCCGCGAGGAGTTGCTTTTGCGGAACAGCGAACGCGACATCGGCATCAATCTCAGAAACGAGATTCAAACCTACCGCGCGAGCGAGAACACGGCTGGCGTGCCGTTGCTCAGAGACGACCAAGCGCCGATTGACAGTCTGCTCGACCCGCAGGTTGGCCAACGCTACGTAATCCAAGAGGGCAATCGCACGAATACGACCGCAACCGCAACAGGCTAG
- a CDS encoding sulfite exporter TauE/SafE family protein yields MSEAPDASALKRTFLKYQHVLVFAAPVLFILGVFFAAPTPTDAGTSYWLEYWWLFPFFILGATIVNTVGISGSALFVPFLIFIFPVFAFPLEPETIVKIGLISESFGLSSSALAFIQYGLVDRRLALTLVGGSVPFVIGGALLSFVIPEPIFQFLLGLALVVAAYLLFKADLSHEEPDSAHGGTDAEVSADGGTRLPDDDDKLGPAGVTIADDGTVTRVDRDGNTFRYKRSGYLERFGNYSIGGVFQGLAGFGIGELGIISMLRSEIPVKVAIGTNHIVVALTAVLASLVHVFGGGIIGGHAMDLASTPWNMVVWTVPATVTGGQIAPYVASRLDTSIIKKGVGVLFAAISVALFIISVGGL; encoded by the coding sequence ATGAGCGAGGCTCCGGACGCAAGCGCACTCAAGCGAACCTTCCTCAAGTATCAACACGTTCTGGTGTTCGCCGCACCAGTCCTGTTCATTCTCGGGGTGTTTTTCGCCGCCCCGACCCCCACAGATGCGGGAACGAGCTACTGGCTCGAATACTGGTGGCTGTTCCCGTTTTTCATCCTCGGGGCCACGATTGTGAACACGGTCGGAATCAGCGGCTCTGCGCTGTTCGTGCCGTTTCTCATCTTCATCTTCCCGGTGTTCGCGTTCCCGTTGGAACCGGAAACCATCGTGAAGATTGGCCTCATCAGCGAGTCCTTTGGCCTGTCGAGTTCCGCGCTCGCGTTCATCCAGTACGGACTCGTCGACCGCAGACTCGCGCTCACGCTCGTTGGCGGCTCCGTGCCGTTCGTCATCGGCGGCGCGCTCCTGTCGTTCGTGATTCCAGAGCCAATCTTCCAGTTCCTGCTCGGCCTCGCACTCGTCGTGGCGGCCTACCTGCTGTTCAAAGCAGACTTGAGCCACGAAGAACCCGACAGCGCTCACGGGGGTACGGATGCCGAGGTCAGTGCAGACGGCGGCACGCGCCTCCCCGACGACGACGACAAACTCGGTCCGGCGGGCGTCACGATCGCAGACGACGGTACCGTCACGCGCGTCGACCGCGACGGTAACACCTTCCGCTACAAGCGCTCTGGCTACCTCGAACGCTTTGGCAACTACAGCATCGGCGGCGTGTTCCAGGGTCTCGCTGGCTTCGGGATTGGCGAACTCGGTATCATCTCGATGCTCCGCTCTGAGATTCCTGTGAAAGTCGCCATCGGGACGAACCACATCGTCGTCGCGTTGACGGCCGTGCTCGCCTCGCTCGTCCACGTCTTCGGTGGCGGCATCATTGGCGGCCACGCGATGGACCTCGCTTCGACGCCGTGGAACATGGTCGTCTGGACGGTTCCCGCAACCGTGACCGGCGGCCAGATTGCACCCTACGTCGCCTCGCGGCTCGATACGAGCATCATCAAAAAGGGCGTTGGTGTGCTGTTCGCCGCCATCTCCGTCGCGCTGTTCATCATCTCGGTCGGCGGGCTCTAA
- a CDS encoding cold shock domain-containing protein, whose amino-acid sequence MANGKVDFFNDTGGYGFIATDESDDDVFFHMEDVGGEDLTEGTEIEFDIEQAPKGPRATNIVRA is encoded by the coding sequence ATGGCAAACGGTAAAGTTGATTTCTTCAACGACACGGGCGGCTACGGTTTCATCGCGACGGACGAGTCTGACGACGACGTTTTCTTCCACATGGAAGATGTCGGCGGTGAGGACCTTACGGAAGGTACCGAGATCGAATTCGACATCGAACAGGCCCCAAAAGGCCCACGCGCAACGAACATCGTTCGCGCGTAA
- a CDS encoding amino acid permease, translated as MSQESTPERVVEEKLDRQIGFIGASAIGIGTMIAAGIFVLSGLAVSKVGAAAIVAFLLAAIVAAFTAAAYGEFSSIYPESGGGYMYVAETFDTDLTYIMGWTMILGYPASAAFYLASFSEWFFRFIYPVLNIPEAVPFWVAGVVILLLLVGLNLKGTEESNTFQIVVTALKIVLIVLFLYGGLQALDSSAITASMAENITQFRDIGLTSALVFITFFGFSAIATNAEEIQSPARTVPRAIYFSMGFVTVIYTLVVLVIVIAVNDVGFLSFLSDQLALGGSDAARDFVGQNGEVAMGLAAQYYLGSVGFYVVIVGALFSMLSAANATIMAGSRVKLAMARRDHLPRQFEQLHPRLNTPYKTVMLTGVFILIYVIIFTVIFGGMPGNEGANQPFGIHLGLETLAGFANFLLLSGLTIVNLAIIASRRKFPELERPFTVPAAPWVPILAVLANLVLLANVEPRSFAIGLVAEVIGVGLWFAVIDRAPSFERIEAETPTAIADYTAARPERGYQVVVPIANPANIEQLMRTACTLAAENDGEVFVVSAVTVPHQTPLSSGHRLAEQRRAVLERAIEFAGEWDVPASGVVRVSHDASHAILNTIRQNESDAVILGWRGSWSSRRNVVFGSTVDDVITNADCDVYVEKIGPRADGVVDSILLPTAGGPHAQLAAETARAISHATGAVTRVIYVIDPRADAEERERALALLDAAAATFEDTPVETALVENADVADGIVTEAKNHDLTIIGATREGFFQRLLFGAVPEAVGQRTPNTVIMTKRKLDVPSRLGDLLGRR; from the coding sequence ATGAGTCAGGAATCTACGCCCGAGAGAGTGGTTGAGGAGAAGCTTGACCGTCAAATCGGGTTCATCGGGGCGTCTGCGATCGGGATTGGAACGATGATTGCGGCGGGTATTTTCGTCCTCTCTGGGCTTGCAGTGAGCAAGGTCGGAGCCGCCGCTATCGTCGCCTTCCTGCTCGCGGCCATCGTCGCAGCGTTTACCGCGGCCGCCTACGGCGAGTTTTCCTCAATCTATCCAGAGAGTGGCGGCGGCTACATGTACGTCGCAGAGACGTTCGACACCGACCTCACATACATCATGGGGTGGACGATGATTCTTGGTTACCCCGCAAGCGCTGCCTTCTATCTCGCGAGTTTCTCAGAGTGGTTTTTCCGATTCATCTACCCCGTCCTCAACATCCCCGAAGCAGTCCCGTTCTGGGTCGCTGGCGTCGTGATTCTCCTCTTGCTCGTCGGCCTCAACCTCAAAGGCACGGAGGAGTCGAACACGTTCCAAATCGTCGTGACCGCGCTCAAAATCGTTCTCATCGTGCTGTTTCTCTACGGTGGATTGCAAGCGCTCGATTCGAGTGCCATCACGGCGTCGATGGCAGAAAACATCACCCAGTTCAGAGACATCGGGCTGACGAGCGCGCTCGTGTTCATCACCTTCTTCGGCTTCTCGGCGATTGCGACGAACGCAGAGGAAATCCAGTCGCCCGCCCGGACGGTACCCCGCGCGATTTACTTCAGCATGGGCTTTGTCACGGTCATCTACACGCTCGTCGTGCTCGTCATCGTCATCGCCGTCAACGACGTCGGCTTCCTGTCGTTTCTCTCAGACCAACTCGCCTTGGGTGGGAGCGACGCTGCCCGTGACTTCGTGGGCCAAAACGGCGAGGTGGCGATGGGGCTCGCCGCCCAGTACTACCTCGGGAGCGTCGGCTTCTACGTCGTCATCGTCGGCGCGCTGTTCTCGATGCTTTCTGCGGCAAATGCGACGATTATGGCTGGCTCGCGCGTGAAGCTGGCGATGGCACGGCGCGACCATCTCCCCCGGCAGTTCGAACAACTCCACCCACGGCTCAACACGCCGTACAAAACGGTGATGCTGACGGGTGTGTTCATCCTCATTTACGTCATCATCTTCACCGTTATCTTCGGCGGCATGCCGGGAAACGAGGGGGCCAACCAACCGTTCGGCATCCACCTCGGCCTCGAAACGCTCGCTGGATTTGCGAATTTCTTGCTCCTCTCCGGGCTGACCATCGTGAACCTCGCTATCATCGCCTCCCGGCGCAAGTTCCCCGAGTTAGAACGCCCCTTTACCGTGCCTGCCGCGCCATGGGTGCCGATTCTGGCGGTTCTCGCAAACCTCGTCTTGCTCGCGAACGTCGAACCGAGAAGCTTTGCCATCGGCCTCGTCGCGGAAGTCATCGGTGTTGGCCTCTGGTTCGCTGTCATCGACAGAGCGCCCTCTTTCGAGCGAATCGAGGCAGAGACGCCCACGGCAATCGCCGACTACACGGCGGCGAGACCGGAACGCGGCTACCAAGTCGTCGTCCCCATCGCCAACCCCGCGAACATCGAACAGCTGATGCGCACCGCGTGTACGCTCGCCGCAGAGAACGACGGTGAGGTGTTCGTGGTCAGCGCCGTCACCGTGCCACACCAGACGCCGCTTTCGAGCGGCCATCGCTTGGCAGAACAGCGCCGGGCGGTGTTAGAGCGGGCCATCGAGTTCGCGGGCGAGTGGGACGTTCCGGCGAGCGGTGTCGTTCGGGTCAGTCACGACGCCTCTCACGCGATTCTCAACACGATTCGCCAAAACGAGAGCGACGCCGTCATCCTCGGCTGGCGGGGGAGCTGGTCGAGTCGGCGGAACGTGGTGTTCGGTTCGACCGTTGATGACGTCATCACGAATGCCGACTGCGACGTGTACGTCGAGAAAATCGGCCCACGGGCCGACGGGGTGGTCGATTCGATTTTACTCCCGACTGCGGGCGGCCCACACGCACAACTTGCCGCAGAGACTGCGCGGGCCATCTCGCATGCCACGGGCGCCGTCACGCGCGTCATCTACGTCATCGACCCGCGTGCCGATGCCGAAGAGCGCGAGCGCGCTCTGGCGCTGTTGGACGCTGCTGCGGCGACCTTCGAGGACACGCCCGTCGAGACGGCACTCGTCGAGAACGCGGACGTTGCCGATGGCATCGTCACCGAGGCGAAAAACCACGACCTCACCATCATCGGCGCGACCCGCGAAGGGTTCTTCCAGCGCCTTCTCTTTGGCGCGGTGCCGGAGGCGGTTGGTCAACGAACCCCGAACACCGTCATCATGACCAAACGGAAGTTGGACGTTCCCTCTCGGCTTGGCGACCTTCTTGGCCGTCGGTGA